GGAGACTGATCGTTTTGTTCAGCGAGTCATAGACGCCCGTAAGCCGCGCGGGGCTGTCGAGTGCGGCCACCTCGTCGGACACCACCGAGGAGAAGGTGCCGTCGGTGTTCAACCGCCCGAAGTGCCACTTTCCGACCGGTACGGTGCGTTCCTCGAACGTCTCCTCGTCCAGCACGGTGTCCTTGCCGGTCAGCTGATACCAGAGGCCCCAGGCCGATCCGTCCGCCGTGCGCTGGCCGAGGACCTGCCCGGTGTAGCCGACGTCCTTCTTCGCGAGCGCGGCCCCGTCCACGGCGGCGAGGGTGGTGACGGTGAAGGATCCCGTGTCGTCCACGACCGGACCGGTTGCCGTGGCAGTGTCGTCCACGCCGTCCAGCACGATCTCGCCATCCTTGACGGCCGCCCCACCGGACAGGGTGAGTTTCCTGCCGTAGCCGGAGGTCGTGTCGGCGATCGTGGTGCCCGAGGCACCTGCCGCGGACCAGTCCGCGACCAGCTCCGCCCCCGCGAAGTCCTCCGATGTCAGGAGCTTCGCTTCGTCGGCTATCTCCGTGTCGCTCAGCTTCCGCTGCCAGGCGGCCACCTCGTCGATCGAACCGTTGAAGGCCGTGCTCCGGTTGCCCGCCCATAGGTGGCGGCCCAGGTGCAAAGGTCCGCTCGAGGGCCAGGAACCGGGCACGTCTCGGGTGCTTTGGAGCGCACCGTTGACATAGAAGCGGACTTCTTTGGCGGTCGGGTCGTAGCTGGCAGCGAGATGCGTCCAGGTGTTGACCACCGCTGGGGCTGTGGACTGAACAATGGAGTACGCCTTACTGGTCTCCTCGTCCGTGCCTTTCACCCCGAACGCCCACTTGCCTGTGGACTTCGCGTACCAGAGGAGGAATGAGCTGTAGTTCGCGCCGTCTTGGGAGAGGACGATCCCGTCTTGGGCGTTACTGCCCAGCCGGGCCCACGCGGAGACCGTGTAGGCGGACCGGGTCTCCAGCACGGGCCCACTCGTTGCGGCGTAGGCGCCGCTGCCGTCCAGCAGGAGTCCCCGGTCGGTCACCGGAGACTTCAAGGGGGCGCCGTTGGCGTCGTGTGTGAGCAGTCCGCGGCGTCCGCGGTTGTCGCGGACGGCACTGCCGCCGAGTGTGGCGTCGTGGCGACTCGCCCCGCCGGCCGTGGCCGAGTCGACGGCCGGGCCGCTGGCCTCGTCGAAGTGCCAGCGCCCGACCGGTCCCTCACCGGCGGCGACCAGGAAGTCGACGACTTCCTGGGCTCCCCAGCGGCCGACCTCATCCTTCGCTCGCACATACAGCCGATGCGTACCGGAGCGGTCAGGGGTGATGGCGGCCTGCCATCCGATCACGAAACCCGAGGTGGGAGGAAGAACCGCGCACTCGGACGCCGGCAGATTGGAGTGGCAGGTCTTCTTGGCGTCGCTCCAAGCCGCGCTCTCGGTGAGCCGGTACTGGTAGGCGACGTTGGTGGTGTCGCCGTCGGCCGGCTTGAACGTGAACGTGCCCGGCTTGCCGGGACTACCCCCCGCGGCGCACGCGTTGGGCGTGCACTCGGTGTAGGGGCTGCCGACCGTGATCTTGGGAGCCTTCGGCGCGGTCGTATCGACGGTGAAGTAGCACGGTGTGGTGTATCCGGTGTTGAGCCGGTTCGACCCGTCCTCGTAGTACGACATCGTCAGCGCCTTGAGCCGGTACTTGCTCCCCTCGAACAGGGTGGGCAGGCTCTTGGACTGCTTGACCAGGTTGCCGACGTAACCGGAGGTGGGACCGTCGACGTCGGTATGGGCCGTCACCCAGAACGATCCGTTCCACCGGTCCGTACGCCACCGGATCCGCAGGTTCGCCCCCACCGAACCACCCGAGGCGGTCTTCGGCTTGCCCGTCACCAGCGGAGTCGGGTCGGAGACGACGGCCGGATCGTTCTCGTTCGTCGAGCACACCAGCCCCGAACCGGCGACCAGCCCAACCTCCACGGGAAGCGCCGGCAGCCCCACATAGTCCACCGCCAGCACCGCGTCGTTCTTGAACCGCTTCCACGCCGAGGTGTCCGACTCGTCGTGCGCACGGACCTCCAGGGTCAGCCGGGAGAACTTGCCCGCCGCGAAGCTCTTGACCGTCGGAGTGAGATTCTCATCCGACTCGTCCGGGTTGTCGTTGAACTCGATCGGCGCGTCAGGAGAGTCCGGATCACACTGCGAACCCCTCCCCGCCGACACATGCCGATCACCCATCAGGTCCAGCCTCCCGGGACGCGAGGACCAGGTGGTGGAGGAAGAGATGTTGTTCGTACGCACCAGATCGACCCAGCGCGGATCACACTGGAACGCCCACGGCTCGGTCACCCGGAACGTCGCGTCCAGCACGTTCTTGCCCTTGAGGCTCTCCGGCGAGAACTCGAAATACAGACGCTGCACATAGCCCGGCCCGCAAGAGTAGACGCCCCACGTACCGCACTTGCCCACACCCTTGCCCAGACCGTCATCCCCGTTGGACCAGTTGTAGGACTCGTAGCCATCGCTGCGCAGCAGCGTCCGCTCCGACTCCCCCCACGTCACCGTCGGGTCGATGAACAGCGGGAAAGCCGACGCCGGAGTCTCGGCCAGCATGTCCGCATCGGGCACCACCGTCAAAGCTTCCTTGCCCAGCTCCACGTCCATCCGGACGACCTTGTCGCCCTGACCAGGCTCCAGCCCCTTGCCGGACTCGGCAACCTCCGCCTCATCCGCGGGCGCACCGGACCGCATCACGGAAGCGATCGAACCGCTCCCCGCACTATTCAGCAGGAGCGGCGACTTCCGCTGCGCGATCGCCGGCTGCGCTGTATTCGCCTTCCCTGCCGAGTCCCACATCTGCGCCGGCGGAGCGCGGAAGACGGTCCTGCCGTCCGCGTCGACCGCGGCCAGATTGCCCGCCGCGCCCTTGCGGACCGACAGCCCTCGAGACGTGAGCCCGAAGGTCAGCTTCCTCAGCTTCGGGTTGGCCGCCGCCTCAGGCGTCTTGACGACGAGCACATGCTGGAAACTCTCCGGCGTAGCCGTGACCTTCAGGTCCACATCCGGCAGCACCTCCTGGTACAGCGCGCTCGCACCGTCCAACTCCGGCACCGGAAGCTTCCCCGGCCAGTCCAGCTCCAACGACCGGCCCGCGTCGGCAATCGACACCAGCGGACTCTCGTCCCCACCACCGGAAAGCGCCATCTGGGCAGTGGCCGCCTTCGGCGCCACCGTTCCATCCGGACGCCGGATCAGCGTGGCGTCCGGCGCCTGCCAACCCCCACCGGGCTTGGCCACCCGCACCGGAACCGCCGACTCCTCCAAAGTGAACGTGAAACCATCCGGGTTGGCGTACACAGTCGAACGCTCCGACCGCTCACCGGCGACCTCGACCCGCTCCCCTGACTCCCTGGCCTCGGCAAGCGCCGTCCGCCCCTCGGCCTGCTGTACGCCCCCAGACAACCCAGCCCGCGCACCCGATATCGAGCCCTGAGCTGCCTGAGCGACAGGCGCCGGAAGCACCACCGCGGCCAACAACGCCGAAACCGCCAAAGCGGCAGCACCAACCAACTGCCTCCGGGCACACTGAAGCGCCCTCCCCGTCCCCAAAATCCCCACCCCACGGTCACCTGCTGGTCACAAAGAGAGTCGAGTCAACGCCACACCCACACCACCGTCAAGAGTCGACAAGACCACTCGCCCTGCGACGCGAACCAGCCCTCATAACGTTGAGCAAGGGCCGAATCGAAGAAAACCGACACACCTAGCCAACAATCCGCCAGCTTGCCCCTTTTGCTAGAACAGCAAAGCAACTACCGGAGGAGTCCAGTCCGGTTCAATTACTCGCCGCGAGCAAACCAAGGTGCTTCAGTGACACAAGTCACTTGCAGAGGATGGTGCGGGTTCCATTCGTCCAACCTCTCCGATCACGGATCGCGCCTTCAAAACCAACGGCCACACCCCTTGCCCATCGAGATCCACCTTCAAACCACCCACGTGACCTCGCCGGCCAGCAGTTCCGGTGACAGACCCGCACTGACGGTGTAGTCCTGCATCAAGGAGTAGCGGGAGATCCCCGCGGCTGCTACCAGACCGCCCGGTACCGCGACCCGGCGAGCCTCCCGGAGGGCCCTGAGGCGGTCAGCGCGATCCGCCAAGTGGTACAGCGGTCCCAGGAGGAGCACTGCGTCAAAGCTGTGGGAGGGAAGGGTCAGGTCGCGGGCATCCCCGAGCTCAGCCGAACACGTCGGTGCGTGCGCGCGGGCCTGTTCCACGTGCTTCGGCACAGGGTCCACGAGCAGCACCTCGTAGCCATCCTCGGATAGCCATCGGGCGTGTGTCCCTGGGCCGCCGCCCACATCCAGCACACGGGCCGGCGCCGGAGGTAAGCGCCTGCGCAGCAGCTCCCGGGTCCGTTCGAACTCCAGGCGGCCCGCCGCGGTAGCGTGCAGCCGGGACGCCTCGTCGTACTCGGTGTAGAAGGCGGTGATCCGCTCATCCATGCTCGTCATGCCTGGCGAGCGTAGGGCTCGGCGAAACGGCCTGTCACCCAGATATCCATGGCTCTGACGTTGTTTCAGCGCAAGACGCTTCTTCGGTCGGCTGGAACGGGCGGGCGAGGTTCGCGCGGCCTTCTTCCGGACCCCACCGCGCCGTCTGTACCTCACGCCCCTCACTCCTGAGGAGGCCGACACCCTCGCCGCCCGCCTGGCTGGTCTCGGTGACCTTCTCCCCGGCGTCAGCGCGGACCACGACACGGCCACCGCTTTCACCGCGGCCTGGCAACGGCACACGGGGGCGACGCCGACGCTCCACAAGCGGGAGCGCCTGTATCGCCTCGGCACGCTCGCATCACCACGGCCGGCCCCAGAGGGCCGGGGTCGAGTCGCGGGCGAGCAGGATCGCGAGCAACTCATGCTCTGGCACAGCGAGTTTGTCGCCGCCATCGGCGGATCCTCCTCTGCGGATGCCGGCTCCTGGGCCGACACACGTATCGCCTCCGGACGCGTCACGTTCTGGGAGGCCCCAGACGGCACCTTGGTCTCCATGGCGGGTATGACCCCGATAGTCGCTGGCCAGATCCGGGTGACCCCCGTCTACACCCCCGCCCATTTGCGCGGTCGCGGTTACGCGGGCGCCGCGACGGTCGAGGTGAGTCGGGCCGCGTTGGCCGCAGGTGCGGCGGAGGTTCTGCTGTTCGCGGACCTGGCCAACCTCACCAGCAACGGCCTCTATCAGCGGATCGGGTACCGCCCGGTCACCGATTTCGCGGTGTACGACTTCTAGACTCGCGGGCGCCACCACGAGAGGTAGAGCCGTTGGTCGTCGCGGCCGAGCTGTGTCAGCTGCAGCGGGCGGGTAGCGCCTACTCGCCCGTGGAGCCGACCTCTCTCCCGGTGGTTCAGGGGGAGAGAGGCCAGGTCGTCAGGCGGTCCGAATCTCGGTGCCGAGCACCGCCGAGAGGGCACGCTGGTGGACGAGCCCCGTGCGCACCAGGCTGGTCTCTGGGGTGAAGCAGTCGACGATGGTCATGTGGTTCGCCGCCGGGCACACTCCGCCGTCGACGATGAAGTCGGCTTCCAGGCCGGAGTCGGCCAGGAAGGCGTGGACCTGGTCGATGGTGATGGCTGGGCCGGGGTCGCTCGGGCTGGCGTCCCCGGAGATGTTCGCTGTAGTGGCCGCGAGAGGGACTTTCACCGCCAACGCGAGGTTCCCAAGGGTGCCGGGGGCGATGGTGACCAGGGCGGGTGATCCGACGGTCGAGTGCTGGGTGGCGTCTTCCGGGTTCTTCCACGGCAGCAGTAGTGCGAGATCACCGGGCCAGAAGGCCGAGGCGAGTCGCTTGGCCTCCGGGCTGAGGACGAAGAGGTCCTTGCAGGCGGCGATGGAGGGGGCTACGTAGGCGAGGGGCTTGCCGCTCGGGCGTCGCTTGCCCGTGATGATGTCGTCGCACGCCTGCGCGTTGCTCGCGTCGGCGCAGACCATGTACCAGCGCCCGGTTGGGACGATGACGAGTCCTCCGCGCTCGATCGCCTGTGCTGCGGCTTCGAGGTCTTCGGATCCGATGACACGCATGGGCTACTCCATTTCGAGGATGGGCTGGGGGATGGCGGTGAGAGGTGGGTAGTCGAGCCACGGATCGCGCAGGGCTTCGAGGCGGCGGCGCGGGTGGTCCGGGTGGGAGAGGCGGAAGTAGGCCATCACCCTGGGAAACGGCGTGAGGTTCCGTCCGACCGAGTGCGGGATGAGGTGGTGCATGAGGAGTACGTCGCCCGGGGAGCCGAGCAGAGGCACGCCCTGCTGTTGGTCGATCTCCGGCGGCACCTGTTCCGTCATGCCGAGGGACCACTGGGTTCGGAACCAGTCCGTCATGGTGCGGTGTCCACCCGGCTGGTAGTGCAGCGCGCCGTCCTGAGCACTGCTTACGTTGGACAGCACGACACCAACGAGGAGCGAGAAGGTGCGCAGTTCCCGCGGATCGAGGTGGGGGCAGGAGACCCCGTCCACGTGCATCGCCTTCTCCGGCTGCATGCCTGGGAACTCCGACTCGGGCACACGGATCTGGATCTGGGCGCTGGCGACGGGGAGAGTGTCCCCGAGGAGGTCGGTGGTGAGTTCGGCGGCCTCCGTGTCCCTGTACAGGGCAAGGATGTCGGGATGGCTCTCGAGTTCGGGGGCGAATGTGCGCTGGTTGTAGGCCGGGATGTCGCTGGGCTTCAGGTCGCGGTACCAGGTATCGATCAGGGAAGTGGCGCGGTGGACGAGCTCGGAGGCGATAAGCCCACGGCGTATGACCACGCCGTCCCGTTTGAACGCGTCCTTCTCTTCAGATGTGAGGGGCATGCTGTCTCCGTAAGGTCTCTGACGTCCTGGGGGACGTGGCCGTGACGATGCGGTCGAGTACGTGCGTGCTGGCGTCGAGCGCCGCGGAGAGGAGCTGCCTACCGACTTCTGGGGTGGCCTTTCTCGGATCGCCGCCTATGACGCCGCCTGTGGAGAGTGCAGGGTCGTCGGAGGTCCAGGGCCAGGTGACGCCGCGGTCGAGTGCGAGGCGGCCGATCGTCCGTCGCTGGCCGGGGTCGGGGAACGACTCGTTCGGTAGGAGGTCCAGTCGGACGCGGTCCGGGTCGAGGGCGAGCATGAGGGCGGTCTCCAGCACTCCGGCGTGAACCTCGGGCAACTCGCTGTTGACCGGGACGCGGCCGACGGCGAGTGCGGCGGGGTGCAGCGCGCAGATGGTGACGCCGTGGGAGTGGCGGAGCTGGTGGACGGCAGCCTCCAGGACGCCGCGGTTGCCGCCGTGGCCGTTGATGAGGAGCACGGACTGGACGCACGTGGACCGGATGTACTCGGTGACGAGTGTGGTGATCAAGGTGGCGTACAAGTGGAGGTCCAGAGTGAGAGTCCCCGGCGTGCGGGCGTGCTCGGGCGACAGGCCGTAGGGGACGGCCGGTCCGACCCAGAGATCGTGCATTCCCAGAACATGGCCGGCCAGGCAGTGCGCGAAGTGCTCGGCGATGACGGTGTCGGTGTCCAGGGGCAGGTGTGGGCCGTGTTGTTCGACTGACCCGAGCGGCAGGCAGAGGACGGACCGTTCGCCGAGCTCGGCCGTCACGCGGGGTGCGGTGAGCGCGGCGAACGCCCGTCTGGTGCTGTCGGTTGTCACCTCCTGCTCCGCCGCCCGAAGCGGATCAGGAACTCGTTCTCCTCGGGGAAGGTGTCGTCCTCACTGAAGTCCGTGAGCCGCTCCTTGACCGTGGTCTCGAATTCCTGCAGGCGGTCGCCGAAGAGGTGGGGCGCGGCGAAGGAGGTGGAGTAGAGGTAGCCGAGGATGCTCTCGGTGGTCCAGGTGCGGTGGACAGGGATCCGGGCTTCTTCGACCTGGTCGAAGGGCGATTCCTCCATGATCTCGCTGTAGGGGCGGTTGTGGTGCTGGAAGGTGCCGGACCCGGCACGGCGCTCCTCACCCAGGAACGTCTTGATGACGTCCCGAACGGCCTCCTTCCAGGGGCTGGTCGACGTCCAGAAGCTGCTGTCGCCGAAGATGGCCACGACGCCGTCGGGTGCGACCTGGTCGTCCAAGCGGGCCAGTACGGCGGCCTGGTCGAGCCAGTGGAACGCGCGGCAGATCGTGACCAGGTCGGCCTTCCAGTCGGCGGGGGGCACGAAGTCCTCGGCGGTGCTCTCGATGAGCGACAGGCGTGTGCCTTCGGGGAGCTTCGGGCGCAGTGCCGATTCCGCCGCGGCGAGCATGTCGGCGTCGTTGTCGATGGCGATGATGTCGTCGAACCGGCCGAGCAACGCCTCGGCCACCAGTCCGGTTCCGGTGCCGACGTCCAGCAGGCGTCGTGGATCGTCGGTCCGGTGCGGGGTGGCCTGATCCAGGGCTGCGGCGACGTCTTCAGGGATGCCGGGGCGGAACTGGCGGTAGTAGCCGGCGGTTCCGGTGAACAAGCTCATGTGACGCTCCGTGGTGCGAGGTGCTGGATGTGGGCGGCTGCCGCCGCCAAGTCGTCGGCGACGAGCACACCGTGGTCAACGAGCAGGGACTCGTCGGGGACCTGCCTTCCGCGCGAGATCCACACGGCACGCGCCCCTACTTTGATGGCACCCACGATGTCGCACGTCCAGTCGTCACCGATGTGGATCAGGCGATTTGGGTCGATGTTGAACTGGTCGGTCACGGCGTGGAAGGCGCGAGGGTCGGGCTTGGTGTGGCCGATGCGGCAGGACGGGAAGAAGTCGCTCACCCATGGGGAGAGGAGTGTGCGCATGCCGTCGGTGTCGGCGTCGACACAGGTCACGTTGGAGAGGGTGACGACGGTCGCCACGGCACTGATCCGGCGCAGGGCCTCGGTCGTACCGGGGTAGAGGCTGAACGGGGCCGGCGGCACATCGCGCGGGAATGTCTCCATCGGCACCTGGATCGCTTCGCAGACCTCGTGCATGAGGGAGTCGGTCAAGGCCGGGCGGGTGTGGAGGCTGGACCGAAGGATCGCGCGGGTGCGTGCGGGAGGAAGCGGCGACGCCTCTACCAGCCGCATTGTCAGGCCGGGGCCGTCGGCCATGCCCAGGGTGCCCCCGACGTCTACCGAGACCAGCAGTTCGGGCCGTGTGGTCACTGGGTCCTCCCCGTGGTGGTCGGCAGCGCGGAGACGACGGCTTCGATTCGGGCCTGCCGGATGTCCGGGGTGGTGGATTCTGAGAGGAACGTGAGGACGTACCGCAACTCCGCTTCGTCGAGCGCGTCGAGTGATCGCCCTTCCTGGTTTGCGGCGCCGTCGAGGTCCGGTGGCACGCTGCGGGGACGCAATCCGTGTGGCAGGCGTAGTCGGCCGTGCCAGTGCTCGCCGTCCGCTGGCGCCGGAAAACCGCTCGTGGGGCGCAGGACGGTGACGTCGTCCAGGGTCAGGATGCGCACGGGGACGGACGAGTCCGCGATGTCGAGGCTTCCGGTGAGAAAGGTGTCGTGGCCGTCGAGTCGCCGCGACAGGCGGAGCAGGGGCCCTTCCGGACTGTGGGCGACCGTGCCCTGGACGGGGACGGTCAGTGGGGCGCTGGGCATGCTGTGCTCCTTGGCGTAGTGCCGAGACCAGGGGTGTACGGCAGGCGGATGCGGCCGATTTCGGGGCGGAGCGGCACCTCGTAGAGGCGTTGGCGCCCTGGCTCCCATCGCAGCCGGTACTCGACAGCCGGGACGGCGTTTGGATAGGCGGCGGCGAGGTGGAGGCCGGGCAGGAGCGAGCGGCCGTGCGGGTATACGGGTACGCCCTGGGCCTGAGCGGCTGGGATGATCTGTGCCGCTCGGGTCAGGCCGCCACATCCGACCGCGTCGAGAGTCAGTGCGCTGGGCCTTATGTAATGGATCAGTCCGGTGGGGTCCTCGTCGCAGTGCGCGCGTTCGCCGACCGCCAGCGGCAGCGACGTTGCCGCGAGGAGTTTGTAGGTGTCCGCGTCGTGACGCGGGAGCGGGTCCTCCAGCCACCGCAGGCAAGCGGGATCGACAGCCTGGGCGAATGCCAGCGCCACCGCCGGCGTCCAGGTGCCGACCGCGTCGACGGCTAGCGGTGTGCCGAGAGCCTCCGAGCAGCATTCGATGGCCTGGGCCATGCGGGTGGCCGCTTCCCGCGACGGAGCGGCCGGGTCGCGGCGGAGCCCCCACTTGGTGAAGCTCCAGCCGCCGGCCATGACGCCGGTCAGCACGTTCGGGCTGTTGATGCTGCTGAGGTCCTGTGTGAGCCAGGAGGCATACGCCGGGATAAGGGGCCGCAGGGACGCCCTGGTGAGGAGCTCGGCCACGCTGCGCTCGGCGAGGCGGCCGTGGAGGTCCCAGACGGCGCAGTCGACCGTGCCGACCGCCCATGAGGCAACCTCGGACGGATGCCTGCGAGCCGCAGCCCTCAGCTCGTCGAGCAGGCGAGCGTGGTCGGCGACCAGCGCGTCCTTCGTCTCGGGGGCCAGTACGTCGTTCACGTAGCGCCCCACGCGTTCCCCGACCGGGCCGTACCAGCCGACTGCGTGCCCGGCGCGGACCGCGACGAAGAAGGTGTCATCTCCGGCTGCCGCGGGCTGCCTCGTCTGGACCACGTGGAGGTCCCGGATGGTCCACGAGGTCATCGGACCACCTCACGGGAGGCAAGGAGGAGGTCGGCAGCCCGGACGACTCCCGACACGTCCATCCCCATGCTGCGGGCGAGATCGTGCTGAGGCATCGGGCCGGCGGGCTCCTGCCAGCCGATGACGTCGACGGGGCGGCGGAGCCTTCCGGCCAAGAGGCCCCACACGGCCGCAGGGTGGCCGAGCGTGAGGACGAGAAGGGGAGCGTGAGCACCGAGATACTGCTCGATCTCGCGATCGCTGAGGCCCCGTGGCCACGTGCTTGGAGCGCCGAGGATCGTGAGGTCCAGCAGATTGACGACTCGGACACGGCACCGGTGGCGATCGCGAATGTGGTCGACGGCGTCCGTGGCCACGGCGGCGGGGATGTCCCCCGCTGTCACGATCGTCAGGTCGGACTCGTCATCGTCGCTGAGGTGCGACCACACCGCGAGACCACGGCTCTGCTCCGCGGCGAGGTAACTCTCCGGGTGGAGGGTGCGGCTGTGCTTGCCGGTGATGACCAGGTTGACGCGGTCGAACGAGTTCAGCGCCTCGTCCAAGGCCGCCGCTGTTCGGACCGGGTCCGCCGGCGTCAGGACACGCACGCTGGGGGCACCGAGGGCGAGCAGGGCGGTGGCGAGGGACGGGTCGCCGTGGGTGTGGACGTTGTGCCAACCGTAGGAGGTCAGAAGGAGGTTGAAGCTGGGCAGCCCCCGGGCGCCGTCGAGGCGCCGTTGCTTGATGTGTCCCACGAGGCTGCTGGTGAGCAAGGGGGCGAAGCTCTCGTATGACACGAGTAGGCCACGTCTCCCGGTGGCGGTCCAGCCGGCGAGCCACTCCAGCAGGACCTCCTCCGCGAGCAGTTCGTGAGCCCACCGCTCACCCGCGAGATCGGAAAGACGGTTGGAGGCCAGTTCGTCAGGGCTGAGCAGCAGGAAGTCGCCTCGTTCTGCGTGTTGCCGGACGATCCCAGTGACTGCGCTTGCGAACGAGACACCGGTGCCCTTCCGCGGGACAGAGGCAGTTGCCGGCCGTGCGGTGGGAAGAGAGCACCAGCGAACCTGGGCGATGGCTTCGGCGAGGGGGCCTCGGCTGTGCCCGTTCGTGTCGAAGAGTTGTGAAGGCCGGTAGGAGGCCAGCCAGTCATTGAGCTGCGACAACTGTTCCGCGTCGGCCCGCGGGTTCGTGAGGGGTGTTTTGTGCAGGGCGGGCGTGCCGAGAAGCGTCTGGCTGCCCAGGGCGACGGGGCCGGTCCATCCCTTGACACAGCGGAGGACGAGAGCTGTGGGCCGATCTCCGAGGGTCGACTCCATGGCGTCCTGTAAGGCGGCTTGAAACGCGGCGTGCTCGGCCTGCGCTCCAGTGGTGACATGAACGATCTCGACGTCCCATCCGAGGCCGGCGAAGTACGCGCGAAGGCGGTTGTCGTCCAGCCGCCCGAGCAGTGACGGACCGCCCATGCGGAAGCCGTTTACGTGCACTACCGGAAGGACTGCGGCGCCGACGAGGCTCGATTGCGCGAGCCAAGCGGCTGCTGTTGTCGGCGTCTCGCACTCGCCGTCGCCGATCACAGGGACGACGACCCTGCCCGAAGCGTCCAGGGCGACTCCTTGGGCGAAGGGCAGACACCCTCCGAGGCGTCCACCGAGGAAAGCGCCAGCCGGCAGCGCCGGGGTGACCTCGGTTCCCAGTCCATCCACGTCGGGGAATGACCGGGAGAGTCGTCGCAGACCATCCGCGTCCGGGCGAAAGTTGGGGCGCAGCCTGCCAAGCTCGCCCGTGAGCCAGGCAGCAGAAAGCTGGACGACGCCCGCGTGCCCGGCTCCGAGTAGCGGCACGAGACTGATGTCCCCATCAAGGGCTCCGGCGGCGAGGGCCAGGTGGGACAAGGCCCACGCAGTGCCCGGCACGGTTCCCCAGTGGCCCGACGGGCGCATCTTCACGTCTTCGGTGATCAGCGGCCGACTGAGCAGGACATTGTTCTGTAGATGGAGTTGGCACACCGAGGCGTAGCAGACGGCTCTCCACAGGACGTCGGCCAGAACGGCAGTGTCCTCCATCACGCGCCGACCAGGGTCTCGTTGGCGAAGGTGAAGTACCACAGCGGGCGGTAACACTCCCACGCCACTGGCCGCAGACCTGAAGGCTTCATGATCTTCTCTATCTCGGCGCGGGCGCGGAGGTAGTACTCAAGGTCCTCGGCGCCCGAGCCGCGCAGGCCCGCCATGATGCGGTTGTGGGCCTGGTAGACCTGGAAGTTGGGGAACTCGGTCACGTACGGCGCCAGTGCCTCGACACCGGTGCGCAGTGCGTCGAGGTCGTCTAAGCCCGCGATGTACGTGAACGAGGTGCCGTGGCCGGCGGCGACTGCCCGCCTCAGCACTTCCGGCATCGACGTGGTGGTCAGTACGGCCTTGCTGGCCTTCAGCAGGAGGTCGCGACGGGTGAAGCATTCAGCGGTAAGCCTGAGCACGAAAGGGCCGACGTCGGCAAGCTGGTCGAACGCCTCACTGGAACGCAGCACTGAAGTGAGGAAACCGAGCCGGGCTTCGATGCCGCATTCGGCGAGCACCGAGCGCAAAGCGCGCAGATGATCGACGGCCGCGGGCTCGCGCTCGAAGCAGCCGGTGGAGACGGTGACCTCTCGGACTTCCGTCAGGTCCCGCCGCGGGTGCTGCTCGCGCAGTGCCGCGAGGAGTTCTCGGAGGTCCTGCTCCTCCGACAGACGCGGGTCTGCCGCCGCTTCCAGTGTATTGGGACAGAAGGCGCAACCCACGCAGCGGCTCCGGGCGTTCGGGTTGAGCGTCAAGGCGGTGCCGGCGTCACGGAAGTAGCCGCCCACCGCCTCGTCAGCGTCGACACGCTCCACTACGCCGACCGGAGATTTCCCCAGCAGCATTTGCCCGTCTTCCATCAGGCGGAAGGGCGACTCGGCAGCGTTCAGCGGGACGATGAGCTGCCAGGGCACTGACCGCGCGCTGTCCAGCCGCACC
This DNA window, taken from Streptomyces sp. SCSIO 30461, encodes the following:
- a CDS encoding phytanoyl-CoA dioxygenase family protein; its protein translation is MPLTSEEKDAFKRDGVVIRRGLIASELVHRATSLIDTWYRDLKPSDIPAYNQRTFAPELESHPDILALYRDTEAAELTTDLLGDTLPVASAQIQIRVPESEFPGMQPEKAMHVDGVSCPHLDPRELRTFSLLVGVVLSNVSSAQDGALHYQPGGHRTMTDWFRTQWSLGMTEQVPPEIDQQQGVPLLGSPGDVLLMHHLIPHSVGRNLTPFPRVMAYFRLSHPDHPRRRLEALRDPWLDYPPLTAIPQPILEME
- a CDS encoding Sua5/YciO/YrdC/YwlC family protein, which encodes MRVIGSEDLEAAAQAIERGGLVIVPTGRWYMVCADASNAQACDDIITGKRRPSGKPLAYVAPSIAACKDLFVLSPEAKRLASAFWPGDLALLLPWKNPEDATQHSTVGSPALVTIAPGTLGNLALAVKVPLAATTANISGDASPSDPGPAITIDQVHAFLADSGLEADFIVDGGVCPAANHMTIVDCFTPETSLVRTGLVHQRALSAVLGTEIRTA
- a CDS encoding class I SAM-dependent methyltransferase; its protein translation is MSLFTGTAGYYRQFRPGIPEDVAAALDQATPHRTDDPRRLLDVGTGTGLVAEALLGRFDDIIAIDNDADMLAAAESALRPKLPEGTRLSLIESTAEDFVPPADWKADLVTICRAFHWLDQAAVLARLDDQVAPDGVVAIFGDSSFWTSTSPWKEAVRDVIKTFLGEERRAGSGTFQHHNRPYSEIMEESPFDQVEEARIPVHRTWTTESILGYLYSTSFAAPHLFGDRLQEFETTVKERLTDFSEDDTFPEENEFLIRFGRRSRR
- a CDS encoding LamG domain-containing protein, with the translated sequence MAAVVLPAPVAQAAQGSISGARAGLSGGVQQAEGRTALAEARESGERVEVAGERSERSTVYANPDGFTFTLEESAVPVRVAKPGGGWQAPDATLIRRPDGTVAPKAATAQMALSGGGDESPLVSIADAGRSLELDWPGKLPVPELDGASALYQEVLPDVDLKVTATPESFQHVLVVKTPEAAANPKLRKLTFGLTSRGLSVRKGAAGNLAAVDADGRTVFRAPPAQMWDSAGKANTAQPAIAQRKSPLLLNSAGSGSIASVMRSGAPADEAEVAESGKGLEPGQGDKVVRMDVELGKEALTVVPDADMLAETPASAFPLFIDPTVTWGESERTLLRSDGYESYNWSNGDDGLGKGVGKCGTWGVYSCGPGYVQRLYFEFSPESLKGKNVLDATFRVTEPWAFQCDPRWVDLVRTNNISSSTTWSSRPGRLDLMGDRHVSAGRGSQCDPDSPDAPIEFNDNPDESDENLTPTVKSFAAGKFSRLTLEVRAHDESDTSAWKRFKNDAVLAVDYVGLPALPVEVGLVAGSGLVCSTNENDPAVVSDPTPLVTGKPKTASGGSVGANLRIRWRTDRWNGSFWVTAHTDVDGPTSGYVGNLVKQSKSLPTLFEGSKYRLKALTMSYYEDGSNRLNTGYTTPCYFTVDTTAPKAPKITVGSPYTECTPNACAAGGSPGKPGTFTFKPADGDTTNVAYQYRLTESAAWSDAKKTCHSNLPASECAVLPPTSGFVIGWQAAITPDRSGTHRLYVRAKDEVGRWGAQEVVDFLVAAGEGPVGRWHFDEASGPAVDSATAGGASRHDATLGGSAVRDNRGRRGLLTHDANGAPLKSPVTDRGLLLDGSGAYAATSGPVLETRSAYTVSAWARLGSNAQDGIVLSQDGANYSSFLLWYAKSTGKWAFGVKGTDEETSKAYSIVQSTAPAVVNTWTHLAASYDPTAKEVRFYVNGALQSTRDVPGSWPSSGPLHLGRHLWAGNRSTAFNGSIDEVAAWQRKLSDTEIADEAKLLTSEDFAGAELVADWSAAGASGTTIADTTSGYGRKLTLSGGAAVKDGEIVLDGVDDTATATGPVVDDTGSFTVTTLAAVDGAALAKKDVGYTGQVLGQRTADGSAWGLWYQLTGKDTVLDEETFEERTVPVGKWHFGRLNTDGTFSSVVSDEVAALDSPARLTGVYDSLNKTISLHLGYNQNGGDQVFTAKTGSGDFAIGKGFTSGGWKHYLPARIAEVRLWAGAMASEKQIETRVGD
- a CDS encoding creatininase family protein — protein: MTTDSTRRAFAALTAPRVTAELGERSVLCLPLGSVEQHGPHLPLDTDTVIAEHFAHCLAGHVLGMHDLWVGPAVPYGLSPEHARTPGTLTLDLHLYATLITTLVTEYIRSTCVQSVLLINGHGGNRGVLEAAVHQLRHSHGVTICALHPAALAVGRVPVNSELPEVHAGVLETALMLALDPDRVRLDLLPNESFPDPGQRRTIGRLALDRGVTWPWTSDDPALSTGGVIGGDPRKATPEVGRQLLSAALDASTHVLDRIVTATSPRTSETLRRQHAPHI